The proteins below are encoded in one region of Bacillota bacterium:
- a CDS encoding branched-chain amino acid ABC transporter permease yields the protein MGFIKQLLNGLQLGSIYALIAIGYTMVYGIVQLINFAHGDIIMVGGYICIMLIPILAQFGIPAWISVFGAVVLCAILGVLIEIVAYKPLRNSPRMSALITAIGVSLFLENLFMLLFSPDPRNVPQMFNVTMPSIGGFNLSFPTLITIIVSVLIMIGLQVFIKKTKIGKAMRAVSEDTDTARLMGVNVNATISITFAIGSGLAAVATVLYASAYPQIDPLMGSFIGIKAFIAAVLGGIGLIPGAMVGGIVLGVAESLAKAYISSQLADAVVYGILIIVLLVKPSGILGKNRSEKV from the coding sequence ATGGGCTTTATTAAGCAACTGTTGAACGGTTTGCAGCTTGGAAGCATATATGCCCTTATCGCTATTGGTTATACCATGGTGTACGGCATTGTTCAGTTAATAAATTTTGCGCACGGCGATATAATTATGGTCGGTGGGTACATATGCATAATGCTTATTCCTATCCTTGCACAGTTTGGAATACCTGCATGGATAAGCGTTTTTGGTGCAGTTGTCTTGTGCGCCATATTAGGCGTTTTGATAGAAATTGTAGCTTATAAACCGCTTCGTAATTCGCCCCGTATGTCTGCTTTAATCACAGCGATCGGCGTAAGCTTATTTCTCGAAAATTTATTTATGCTTTTGTTTTCGCCTGACCCGAGAAATGTTCCCCAAATGTTTAATGTAACTATGCCGTCTATCGGGGGATTTAATTTATCATTTCCAACACTGATAACTATTATTGTCTCTGTTTTAATAATGATAGGGCTGCAGGTATTTATTAAAAAGACAAAAATCGGTAAAGCGATGCGCGCAGTTTCAGAAGATACCGATACGGCGCGTCTTATGGGTGTCAATGTAAATGCTACTATTTCGATAACATTTGCGATCGGTTCCGGACTTGCAGCCGTTGCGACTGTTTTATATGCATCGGCTTATCCGCAGATTGATCCTCTTATGGGTTCGTTTATTGGTATCAAAGCATTTATCGCTGCAGTTCTTGGCGGAATCGGCTTAATACCTGGAGCTATGGTGGGTGGTATCGTACTTGGTGTTGCAGAGAGCCTTGCGAAGGCGTATATATCATCACAGCTTGCTGACGCAGTCGTTTATGGAATTCTGATTATTGTGCTTCTTGTAAAACCGTCAGGTATTTTAGGTAAAAATCGCAGCGAGAAAGTGTAG
- a CDS encoding branched-chain amino acid ABC transporter permease, with the protein MDKNKLFKIGKPASYIINVAAILLVWLIMQSLISGGLINSYYQGILLVIGINIILATSLNLAVGFLGEMALGHAGFMSVGAYSAALLAKNAAALGFGGLPKTSLFFISLIFGGLVASIFGILVGIPALRLHGDYLAIITLGFGEIIRVIIENMKITGGARGLNRIPKLATPNTVYIVTVVTVIILYMIIRSRHGRAIMSVRDDEIAAESLGIPSTYFKVLAFAISAFFAGVAGGIYAQYIGILGAKVFDYNKSIEILVTVVLGGMGSFTGSILAAIFLTILPEALREFASYRMVLYSAALVIIMIFKPTGLLGTYEFSLTRLIEKIVNSVKHNKDNGTQSKKETDRK; encoded by the coding sequence ATGGATAAAAATAAATTATTTAAAATTGGAAAACCTGCTTCCTACATAATTAACGTGGCAGCGATTTTGCTTGTTTGGTTAATAATGCAGTCTTTAATAAGCGGAGGGCTAATTAACTCATACTATCAAGGCATTTTGCTTGTTATAGGCATTAATATTATTCTTGCAACAAGCTTGAACCTTGCGGTCGGTTTTCTCGGGGAAATGGCTTTGGGTCATGCTGGGTTTATGTCTGTCGGTGCTTATTCCGCAGCCTTATTAGCAAAAAATGCAGCGGCACTAGGCTTTGGGGGGCTTCCCAAGACTTCCTTGTTTTTTATCTCACTGATTTTTGGCGGATTAGTGGCGTCTATTTTCGGCATTCTTGTCGGTATTCCGGCTCTTCGTCTTCATGGAGACTATCTTGCAATCATTACTCTTGGCTTCGGGGAAATAATCAGAGTAATAATTGAAAATATGAAAATTACAGGAGGCGCTCGTGGCTTAAATAGAATCCCAAAGCTTGCGACTCCAAATACTGTATACATAGTTACAGTGGTTACAGTCATTATTCTATATATGATAATAAGGTCACGGCATGGACGGGCCATAATGTCGGTTAGAGATGATGAAATAGCAGCAGAATCGCTTGGCATACCATCGACTTACTTTAAGGTTCTGGCATTTGCGATATCTGCATTTTTCGCAGGAGTTGCGGGAGGCATTTACGCGCAATATATCGGAATTCTCGGAGCAAAGGTATTCGACTATAATAAATCGATTGAGATCCTGGTCACAGTGGTACTTGGCGGAATGGGGAGTTTCACTGGCTCTATTTTAGCAGCGATATTCCTTACGATTTTGCCGGAGGCTTTGCGTGAATTTGCATCGTACAGAATGGTTTTGTATTCTGCGGCTCTCGTGATAATAATGATATTTAAACCAACTGGCCTTCTCGGAACATATGAATTTTCACTTACAAGGTTAATAGAAAAAATAGTAAATTCAGTTAAACACAACAAAGATAATGGAACTCAAAGTAAAAAGGAGACGGACAGAAAATGA
- a CDS encoding ABC transporter ATP-binding protein translates to MSIILEVNNLSVQFGGLKAVENFQIEINDGELVGLIGPNGAGKTTVFNLLTGVYQATNGDIFIDGKLVRGKKPHQISRYGLARTFQNIRLFKKMSVIDNVKIAFHKNMHCSLPEAILRLPRYWKEEKQMDNKAKELLAVFGLENLSDQLADNLPYGQQRKLEIARALATQPKILLLDEPAAGMNPTETQDLMNTIKFIRDKFGVSVLLIEHDMNLVMGICERIVVLDYGNTIAMGTPAQIAADPKVIGAYLGS, encoded by the coding sequence ATGAGTATTATTCTTGAAGTAAATAATCTGTCCGTGCAATTCGGCGGACTTAAAGCGGTTGAGAATTTTCAAATTGAGATTAATGACGGTGAGCTTGTTGGTTTGATTGGACCTAACGGCGCCGGAAAGACTACAGTATTTAACTTGTTGACAGGTGTTTATCAGGCTACTAACGGAGATATTTTTATTGACGGCAAACTTGTTAGAGGCAAAAAACCTCACCAGATTTCACGTTATGGGCTTGCACGTACTTTCCAGAATATAAGGCTTTTCAAAAAGATGAGTGTAATTGATAACGTTAAAATCGCATTTCATAAAAATATGCATTGTTCTTTGCCAGAAGCAATTCTAAGATTGCCGAGATACTGGAAAGAAGAAAAGCAAATGGATAATAAAGCGAAAGAGCTTCTTGCGGTTTTTGGACTGGAAAATTTATCTGACCAGCTTGCTGACAACCTGCCATATGGGCAGCAGAGAAAACTTGAAATAGCAAGAGCTCTTGCTACACAGCCTAAAATTTTATTGCTGGATGAACCAGCGGCAGGTATGAATCCTACAGAAACGCAGGATTTGATGAATACAATTAAATTTATACGCGATAAATTCGGGGTTTCAGTTTTGCTTATTGAGCATGATATGAATCTTGTAATGGGGATTTGTGAGAGGATAGTTGTGCTTGACTATGGTAATACAATCGCAATGGGCACTCCCGCTCAAATAGCTGCCGATCCTAAGGTTATCGGCGCATACCTAGGCAGTTAG